The Lucilia cuprina isolate Lc7/37 chromosome 5, ASM2204524v1, whole genome shotgun sequence genome includes a window with the following:
- the LOC124420220 gene encoding uncharacterized protein LOC124420220: MTRSFSEVAKDSLVRAVIDRSDVDGSISQSNWDVVKQKLMGVFWQVLKENPGTPPQCDDAGWFQGHVKLMTCADERSALLLKSAISLLGEVWGGSKLDVVTPEEIPRRPRSIAKIPSEPSTPEEILEILKCCNPQLPTNDWKVVRVSEADGPSRHVIVVLNKESLEPLRETKGKVYYGFGTIFLHVYRSDSKGDPSPKVEVDGEETVQSIEGTVSNITSDPSEKDDAQRW; the protein is encoded by the exons ATGACGCGCTCCTTCAGTGAGGTTGCTAAAGACAGCCTCGTTCGGGCCGTCATTGACCGAAGCGATGTTGACGGATCCATATCCCAGTCTAACTGGGATGTGGTGAAGCAAAAACTGATGGGAGTGTTCTGGCAAGTGCTCAAAGAGAACCCAGGCACTCCTCCTCAATGCGATGACGCTGGATGGTTTCAGGGTCACGTTAAACTAATGACTTGTGCAGACGAACGCTCAGCGTTGCTGCTCAAGTCTGCCATTTCGCTATTGGGTGAGGTATGGGGTGGATCTAAGCTTGATGTGGTGACTCCTGAGGAGATACCACGCAGGCCTCGATCCATCGCCAAAATACCGTCAGAACCCTCCACTCCCGAAGAGATCTTGGAGATCCTAAAGTGCTGCAACCCTCAGCTTCCAACTAATGACTGGAAAGTTGTAAGGGTTTCAGAGGCTGACGGACCTTCAAGACATGTGATCGTAGTCCTGAACAAGGAATCCTTGGAACCGCTGCGAGAAACAAAGGGGAAGGTCTATTACGGCTTCGGAACGATCTTCCTCCACGTTTATCGTAGCGATTCCAAGGGCGATCCCTCTCCGAAGGTGGAGGTAGATGGCGAGGAGACCGTGCAGTCAATAGAAGGCACGGTTAGCAACATAACCTCTGATCCCTCCGAGAAAGATGATGCTCA GAGATGGTGA